The segment CACGAACCGTGTCTGTATGGATGGAAAGAGGGTGCGGCGCATTACTTCATCAATGACAGGACACAGGATACCGTCATTCTGGAAGATGATATAGATTTCAGTGCCATGAAGAAAAACGAACTTGTGGCATATCTGGAAGAACTCCGCAGGAAAAACAGAGATCAGACCTCTGTTATTTACGAAAACAAACCGACAAGGAATGACATACACCCGACCATGAAGCCAATCGCACTGGTCGGAAAATTCATAACCAATTCCAGTAAATCCGGATGGAATGTACTGGATCTGTTCGGTGGAAGCGGCAGCACCCTCATGGCCGCAGAGCAACTGGGAAGGACGGCATTCATCATGGAACTGGATGAGAGATTCTGTGATGTGATCGTGAAGCGGTGGGAAGATTACACCGGGCAGCAGGCAGTCCGAATCCCGGCAGAGGATGTAAAGTAGAATGGCAGAGGAACAGCAGGGCGGCTTCTACCGTGTAGAGGTCATCGCTTCTCTGTTCGGAGTAACGGTGCGAAGGGTGCAGCAGCTTACTCAAGAGGGCATCATATCAACAACCAAGACCAAAGAGGGGAATCGGTATGAATTAGCACCTACCATTCAGAGGTATGTCAAATACCTTTCAGACAAGGCATACGGAAAAAGCAAGTCCGAAAAGGAAGCCGAACTGAGGGAACAGAAACTGCAGGCAGAGATCGCCCTCAAGGAATCCCAGGGAGAAATGCATAGATTAAAGACAGAGATCGCATCGGGTAAGTACATCGACATCGAGGAAGTGAAGATGGACTATAGCCGATTTTTTGTTTCATTCAAAAAGTTTGCATTATCCCTGCCGAGTCGACTATCCGGCAGAATCAGCGGTCACTGCGACCCGATGGAGATTCGCTCGATAGAAAAGGATCTGAACGCAGAAATCATCCGGTTATTAAACAGCTTTGTGGTGGCAGGCTGCACACCGGAAGAAATGGAAAAGAAAAAGCGTGGCAAGAAATCCGTATCGTAGATACGAGGTCACAGAATACCAGAAGGAAGCCTTAAAGTTCCTACAGCCACCAGAGGACATCACGGTATCGGAGTGGGCAGACAAGTACAGGGTACTGGATGCCAAGACCTCTGCAATGCCGGGACCATGGCGGACAGAACACACCCCATACCTTAAAGGCATCATGGATGAGTTCAACAATTATGAGACAGAGGAAATCGTCTACGTGAAGCCTACGCAGGTAGGTGGAACAGAGTGCCTCCAGAACATGGTAGGTTACATCGTCCAGCAGGACCCTGCGCCGACCATGATCGTATATCCGACAGATACGCTCGCAAAATCCATATCGGAGAACAGACTGCAGCCGATGTTCAAAGCGGCACCGGAACTCCGAAAGAGGTTTGATGAGAACTCGCAGTTGCAGGAATTGCAGTTTGATGGAATGTATCTGACACTGGCAGGCTCGAACTCCCCATCAAGCCTTGCGAGTAAGGCAATCCGCTTCCTGTTTCTCGATGAGGTGGATAAATATCCGGGGGCATCCAAAAAGGAAGCCGACCCGGTCAGTCTGGCAAGGGAACGAACCAAGACATTCCACAACAGGAAGATATTCATCACAAGCACACCGACACTGAAAACAGGGCATATCTGGAAAGCCAAGGAAGATGCAGACATAGAGAAGCACTACTTCGTTCCATGTCCGCACTGCGGGGAATACATCGAACTCAAGTGGAAGCAGATACACTTCCCCAAAGAGGAAGGGATGAGTTACGCAGACCGTGCAGAATTCGCAACCTATGTATGCCAGGAGTGCGGATGCGTAATCACAGACCAGGACAAGCCGGAGATGCTCCGCAAGGGAGAGTGGCGGACGGTCAAGGAAAACACCAAGTTCGTCCGCAAGGTAGCATTCTGGATGAACACCCTATACTCTCCATTTGTTCGCTTTTCGGAGATTGTAAAGGAATTTCTGGACAGCAAGGATGACCCGGAGAAGCTGCAGAACTTTGTCAACTCATGGCTCGCAGAGCCGTGGGAGGATACCAAGTTAAAGACTAACGCAGACCTCGTCATGGAAAGACAGACCGAGTACGAGGAACTGGTAGTGCCGGAGTGGGCAAAACTGCTCACGGCAGGAGTCGATGTACAGGAGAATTGCCTATACTGGAGCATCAGAGCGTGGGGCAATTACCTCACAAGCCAGAACATAGCACATGGGCAGGCTTTCTCATTCCAGGAAGTCGAGAGAATCATGAACCTCGAATACCAGATGCCGGATAGCACACCACTGGTCGTAGCACTGGCACTGATCGACTCCGGTAATGACGCAGATACGGTGTACGATTTCTGCGCCAACAATTCAGAATGGGCACTGCCAAGCAAGGGTTCATCAAACCCGATGCTGTCGCACTACAAACTGTCCAAGGTAAATAAGAGCGACAGCAAGGCATACGGCATGAATCTGGTACTGGTAGACACCGGAAAATATAAGGACATGATCGCCGGACGAATGCAGAAAAAGAACGGTAGCGGATCATGGATGGTTTACCAGGGATGCGACAGAGAGTACGCAGAGCAGGTAACTGCGGAACATAAAGTGAATGTCAAAATGGGAAACGGCAAGGTCAAACAGGAATGGCAGCAGAAAACCTCCCACGCAGACAACCACTACTTGGACTGCGAGGTATACGCAACAGCAGCGGCAGACATCCTCGGAGTACGAACCCTGCATCTGAATGAGATACAGGAAAATGAGCAACCAAAGAAACAGGAAACAACCCAGTACACCCCGGAGGAACACTGGATCAGTCAAAACGAAGGGTCATGGGTATAAAGGAGGCAGAGCATGGCAGCAGTAGAATCCAATTACAATGCTTCGGAAATGCTGACCGAAGTAAATAATGCCATTTACGCAGTGCTCGTAGGCGGCCAGTCTTACAAGATTGGTACGAGACAGCTCACCCGTGCCGACCTTAGCCTGCTCTACAAGTTAAGGAACGACCTCACAGCACAGATCGCAGCAGGGGGTTCAACCAGTTTACTGGATGATACCTATGTCGCAGTATTTGATGGGAGGTAGGACATGAACTGGTTAGACGGAATTATAGGTTTTATATCACCGGAGTGGGGAGCACGCAGGGAAGCATGGCGGCAGAGTCTGACTGAGATGAGAAACTACGATGCAGGCAACTATGACAGGGGCAATGCAAACTGGAGGGTACTCAACCAGTCGGCGGAATTTACGGACCGGTACAGTCGAGACAATGTCAGAGCCAGAGCCAGAGACTTGGAGCGAAACTCGGACATGATGAATTCAGTCATCGGAGCGTACAAGCGAAATGTTATCGGTGGCGGATACGCACTGCAGGCAAAAACAGGAAGCGACAAGACCAACGAGATCATCCAGACAGCATGGAAGAAATGGTGCAAGAAACAGAACTGCGATGTGACCGGAACGCAGTCCTTCACGCAGATGATGAGAATGTGCGTGAAGCGAAAGAAGGTCGATGGCGGAATCCTTATCGTAAAGAGATACACCAAGGACGGATACCTCCCATTCAAGCTTCAGACATTCGAGGTGGACGAACTGGACAACTCGCAGATGCTCCCGAAGAAAAAGGGGAACAAGGTAGTCGGTGGTATTGAAATGAATGAGTATAACAAGCCGATGGGGTACTGGATCAGACAGTATTCCGTGGACGGAATGGCACTCTCGAATCCCGTATATGTGGATGCGAAAGATGTCATTTTTTTATACACAAAACACCGCCCATCGCAGGTGCGTGAGATGTCCGATATGAGTCCGACAATCACAAGAATCCGAGACGCTAACGAATTTATGATAGCCGTATCGGTCAAAGAGCGAATAGCGGCCTGTCTTTCGGTATTCATCAAAAAGCAGTTACCGACAACCGGAATCGGTCGTCAGAACGGCAGCGTACCGGGACCGCATCAGGACTACCAGGGCAAATCCATCGCCCCCGGTATGATTAAGGAACTCAATGCCGGAGATGAGATACAGGTCGTAAACCCGACCGGACAGGCAACGGATGCAGCGAGTTACATCAAGCTGCAGCAGAGACTTGTCGGAGCAGGACAGGGCATCAGTTACGAAGCCACAAGCCGTGATATGTCAGAGAGCAACTACTCCTCAACCAGACAGGGCATCATCGAAGATGACATGACCTACGCAGAGGAAAAAGAGATGCTGATGGAAGTCATGGACGAAATATATGAAACCTTTATTATTTCGCTGTGGCTCGCAGGGGTACTGGACGCAAAGGACTTCTGGGATAACAAGGATAAATACTTCGAGCACGCATGGATCACAGCACCGAAGAAATGGATTGACCCTCAGAAGGAAGCAAATGCAAACAAGATTGCTCTGAACACAGGACAAAAGACATTCAAGCAGATTGCTGCAGAACAGGGCCGTGACTGGAAAGAGCAGATAGATGAAATGGCAGAGGTACTCGAATACGCAAAGGATAAGGGTATCGACTTAGGAGGTGTGATTTTTGACCAGACAGCAGCAGAACTCTACGAGGATGAGGAAACACCTGCCGACAATCCTCAGCAGACAGACGGAAACCAAACCGGAGAAGAAACAGGGCAGGAATCAGAAGAAGGCGATGGAGCAGAGGAAGAAGGAAAAACAGACGACTAGGGAACTGACAGTTAATTCTATCAGAGCCATGGAAGGAGAGGGGAATGAGCGAAAGTTCATTCTTTCCTTTTCCTCTGAAGAACCATACGAGAGATGGTGGGGAACAGAAATCCTCGACCACTCAGATGGAGCAGTAGACCTTACACGATTAAATGAAATTGGTGTGCTGCTCTTTAACCACGACCGCAACCGTGTCATTGGAAAAGTAAACCGGGCATGGATTGAGGACTTGCGTGGAATGGCAGAGGTTGAATTCGACAGCGATGAAGATGCAGACCTCATCTATCAGAAAGTCAAAAGCGGAACGCTGAAAACAACGTCCGTAGGCTATCAGATAGACTCATGGGAGGAAGTAATGCCAAACAAACAGTCAGCAGATGGCAGGTTCACAGGACCGGCAGACATCGCAAGAAAGTGGACACCTTACGAAATTAGTATCGTGAGCGTGCCTGCGGACCCAACGGTCGGTGTAGGCAGGGAACTGGAGGAAGAAACCGAGCAGGGAACGCAGAGCCGCTCTACAGACTGGTTCGAAAGGCAACTTCAAATAAATAAAAATATCATCAACCAAGGAGGTAACAGACGATGAACAAAAAGCAGCAGAGACAGCAGAAAATGCTCCGTCAGCAGGAAATCGTAAATGCCGCCAAAGAAGCAGGCAGAGATCTTACTGCGGAGGAGCAGACAGAGTTCGACTCCCTTCAGAGAGAAATCGAGAGACTGAACGGAGAGATTGAAGCAGAGGAACAGCAGCAGAGAGGTATGAATCCGCCTGCAAACGCACCTCCGCAGAATCCGGCAAACCCGGAAGCAGACACCCAGAGAGCAATCCAGGAAGAAAGAGCCAGAATCCGCTCCATCACAGAACTCTGCGGAGAGTTCGGAATGGAAGCCAGAAGCTATATCGAGAGCGGTGCGACACTGGACTCCGTAAGAGAAGCAGCACTGGAGCACGTAAGACAGCACGGTGCACCGATTCCGGCAAACGGTAGAGTGAGTATCACAGAAAGTGCCGAGGACAAGTTCAGAGCGGCAGCAGCAGACGCTATCGTGATGAGAAGCGGGATGGAACTCCAGAACCCGGCAGACGGTGCAAGACAGATGATGGGAATGACGCTCCGTGACTTAGCCATTGAGTGTCTGACCAATGAAGGACAGTCCGGACTCAACAGAAGATCCTCTGATGAACTCTACGGTATGTTACAGAGACAGTTCTACAATCCGACAGCAGCGTTCCCTGCTATCCTCGACAATGCCATCAACAAGGCATATGTGGAAGGACACAAGACTGTAGCCGTAACATTCGACCAGTGGACAAAGAAGGGAACTCTTAAGGACTTCAAGACCCACGACAACAACTACTTAGCAGGACCGGTAGGCGAGTTCCTCGAAGTGCCGGAGGGTGGAGAGTTAAAGCATGATGTGTTCGGAGATGAGAAACTCCCGACCAGAAAGCTGAAAACATACGGCCGCCAGTTCACGCTTACAAGACAGGCATTCATCAACGATGATATCGATCTTGTAACCAGAATTCCTGCCAAGTACGCAGCGAGCGCAAGAAAGACCCAGAATAAGCAGTGTTACCAGATCCTCGTAAACAACCCGGCGATTTATGACGGTACTGCATTATTCAGCAGCGCACACTCCAACTTACTGGCAAAGGGTACAGGAATCACGAAGGAAGCCGTGCAGGGAATGATCCTCGCACTCCAGAACCAGACAGACCAGTTCGGAGAAGCAACTATCATCAGACCTGCAATCATTATCGTGCCGAGCGGATATATGTTCGATATGTACACGCTGTTCTACAGCCCGACAATCAGCACATCCGGCAACACACAGGCAGTGAACCCGCTCTACAGATACAAGGACAGCATCACGGTAGTGGAAGATCCTACAATCAACGCACTCTGCGGTGGTTTTGGAAATGTAATGCCTTGGTGGTTACTTGGAGCAAAGGACGACACAGACTTCATCGAGGTTGACTATCTGAACGGACAGGAGATCCCGACAATCAGAAGAATGGAGACTCCGGGCACATTGGGATTCGTATGGGATATCTACCTCGACTGGGGTATCAGCGTCATGGATTACCGTGGAGCAATCAAGAACCCTGGTATCGAAGTAAAGAACCCGATTGAGTTAGCATAACAGAAGGAGGATGCAGCCATGAGCAAAGCAAGTTACTGGCAGAGAGGGGAAACCCTCGATTATAAAAATACTGGATCATCCACCATCGAAGCCAATACAGTCGTAGAACTTACTGGCAGAGTGGGTATCGCAGGAACTGACATCGCACCCGGAGCAGAAGGCGACCTTCATGTGTGCGGTGTTTTTGAGTTCGATAAGACTGGAACGAACGAGATCGCATTCGGACAGCCTGTTTATTTCGACAAGACAGGCATCACAGACGCAGCGAACAACGGAGAGACTAGCGGAAGCAAGGTCGCATACACACCTGCAGGTTTCGCAGCCAAGGCAGCGGCCGCAGGAGACGCAAAGGTACTTGTAAAAATTGGATAAGGAGGTGCAGCCATGGAACTGGTAGCAACATACCCTATCCTTTACAGATCACACCAGTATGAAGTCGGAGACAGCCTCCCGGCAGACGATGAATCAATGGTGCAGGCATGGCTTGACGCAGGAACAGCCGTGTGGAGCGAAGGCAAGCAGGAGAAAGCGAAAGCGACTCCTGCCACCGCCACAGCAGGACTGGCAGGGGAATCCAAGAACGGAGAAACCCCGGAGAATGCAGTCGGCAGAGTGCCAAAGACACCGACCCGAAGTAAAGGGGCGAAAAAGAATGGTTAGAAAATCATTCAAAGAAGTCATGAAGGACGATGTGAATAACACCTTCATGAATGTGGATGAATTCGCAGATATGCACACCGTGGACGGAAAAGAAATCCCGGTTCTCGTAGATGACAATGAAATCATCGAAAGAGAAAAGAAGATGAAATCCAACATGGACGGTGTGTATGTGAAGCAGAAACTAATCTATGTCAAGGCGGATGACTTCGGATCACTGCCTGCCATCGGTCGGCAGATTGTCTTTGATGGAAAGAGGTACATGGTAACCGATTCCACAGACGAGGGCGGAGTATACACAATAACCATGGAGGCTAACAGGACGAAGTAATGGGATTGCAGAGCGGAATGATAGAGTTTGAAGTCGACCAGACTCAACTCCAGAGGATAGAACTGAAACTGAAGGACATGAAAGCGAAAGCACCGCAGGCATTGAAGAATGCCGTGAATGCTACCGCCAGAGATGCCAAAAAGGATCTGGCTGACAAAGCCAAGGAAACCTATGCGGTAAAGAGTCCAAGGTTTAAGAAAGCTATCGCCCAGAAGAACGCAACGGCATCCAATCCGACAGCCACTCTGAAAATTACAGGGGCAGTGAATGAGTTGGCGGACTTCAAGTACAAAGACAATACTTCA is part of the Clostridium sp. M62/1 genome and harbors:
- a CDS encoding HK97 family phage prohead protease, which encodes MEQRKKEKQTTRELTVNSIRAMEGEGNERKFILSFSSEEPYERWWGTEILDHSDGAVDLTRLNEIGVLLFNHDRNRVIGKVNRAWIEDLRGMAEVEFDSDEDADLIYQKVKSGTLKTTSVGYQIDSWEEVMPNKQSADGRFTGPADIARKWTPYEISIVSVPADPTVGVGRELEEETEQGTQSRSTDWFERQLQINKNIINQGGNRR
- a CDS encoding phage portal protein: MNWLDGIIGFISPEWGARREAWRQSLTEMRNYDAGNYDRGNANWRVLNQSAEFTDRYSRDNVRARARDLERNSDMMNSVIGAYKRNVIGGGYALQAKTGSDKTNEIIQTAWKKWCKKQNCDVTGTQSFTQMMRMCVKRKKVDGGILIVKRYTKDGYLPFKLQTFEVDELDNSQMLPKKKGNKVVGGIEMNEYNKPMGYWIRQYSVDGMALSNPVYVDAKDVIFLYTKHRPSQVREMSDMSPTITRIRDANEFMIAVSVKERIAACLSVFIKKQLPTTGIGRQNGSVPGPHQDYQGKSIAPGMIKELNAGDEIQVVNPTGQATDAASYIKLQQRLVGAGQGISYEATSRDMSESNYSSTRQGIIEDDMTYAEEKEMLMEVMDEIYETFIISLWLAGVLDAKDFWDNKDKYFEHAWITAPKKWIDPQKEANANKIALNTGQKTFKQIAAEQGRDWKEQIDEMAEVLEYAKDKGIDLGGVIFDQTAAELYEDEETPADNPQQTDGNQTGEETGQESEEGDGAEEEGKTDD
- a CDS encoding phage terminase large subunit family protein, which codes for MARNPYRRYEVTEYQKEALKFLQPPEDITVSEWADKYRVLDAKTSAMPGPWRTEHTPYLKGIMDEFNNYETEEIVYVKPTQVGGTECLQNMVGYIVQQDPAPTMIVYPTDTLAKSISENRLQPMFKAAPELRKRFDENSQLQELQFDGMYLTLAGSNSPSSLASKAIRFLFLDEVDKYPGASKKEADPVSLARERTKTFHNRKIFITSTPTLKTGHIWKAKEDADIEKHYFVPCPHCGEYIELKWKQIHFPKEEGMSYADRAEFATYVCQECGCVITDQDKPEMLRKGEWRTVKENTKFVRKVAFWMNTLYSPFVRFSEIVKEFLDSKDDPEKLQNFVNSWLAEPWEDTKLKTNADLVMERQTEYEELVVPEWAKLLTAGVDVQENCLYWSIRAWGNYLTSQNIAHGQAFSFQEVERIMNLEYQMPDSTPLVVALALIDSGNDADTVYDFCANNSEWALPSKGSSNPMLSHYKLSKVNKSDSKAYGMNLVLVDTGKYKDMIAGRMQKKNGSGSWMVYQGCDREYAEQVTAEHKVNVKMGNGKVKQEWQQKTSHADNHYLDCEVYATAAADILGVRTLHLNEIQENEQPKKQETTQYTPEEHWISQNEGSWV
- a CDS encoding phage tail protein; this encodes MGLQSGMIEFEVDQTQLQRIELKLKDMKAKAPQALKNAVNATARDAKKDLADKAKETYAVKSPRFKKAIAQKNATASNPTATLKITGAVNELADFKYKDNTSTDAARGKVLKASGLKSLQKGNLKAFITKFGSGHVSVVQRKGTSRLPLKKLLSPSIPTMVGNEAKVYGIVKPNIEKNLQKNIQKQIDKILGGK
- a CDS encoding DUF2190 family protein; protein product: MSKASYWQRGETLDYKNTGSSTIEANTVVELTGRVGIAGTDIAPGAEGDLHVCGVFEFDKTGTNEIAFGQPVYFDKTGITDAANNGETSGSKVAYTPAGFAAKAAAAGDAKVLVKIG